Genomic DNA from Podospora pseudoanserina strain CBS 124.78 chromosome 4, whole genome shotgun sequence:
CGGGGTCCAGGCAAGTCGGCATTCCAGTGCGTGTTAGCTGCGCCGCCAGCTGGCGCCATGTTCCGGTTTGGCTTTCTCTCACGTGCTGGGCTTGTAGCATTCTGCGTCGGGTTCTTTCACGTTCCCATCCCATGACGAGAGACACCGAAGCCAGAGAAATAAGCATGTGTTGTCTCCCTGCTCTTTATCTGGCTGGTTGTGTGGcattgtcatcatcgtcTCCGTACCATCACCCATCAGAGTCAGGTCAGGACGGTTGTCGCCTATGACGTGAACATCAATTTCGGTGCCGTTCCAGGCGCATTCCCCGCGAGCAACCTTTTTGAATGGCTGCTTTTGTAAGTTCTTGagttctcttttctctcttctctctctctctctctctctctctctctctctctctctctctctctctctctcccccgtTTCATATGATTACCGGATAGTCCGGGGGTTTGGCGCAAGACACTCGTCGCACTGGTTCTGGCTGATCCAGGCACATTTCTTGGCGGTTGATTGGACAGTGGGCAGCTGGTCATGGCCCCCCCAAAGCACGTCCCCagaacaaccccaaaaagcTTCCGCCTACGGCACCTACGTCAGCGTCATCGACACTGATGAGGCGGAAAGTCAAACTCGGACCTCTCCACGATGCCCGCGCGTCTTAGCCTCCCCTTTCGACTCCAGCCATCCACCATAGCATGGGATGACTGAACTGATCCGTTGACAATTTGTTTTTGCCCATACGAACAGGAACCCCCTTGGCTCACGCACATGTCGGCCCCCCCTCGCGCCCAGCGCAGCGACCAGCTGGATCCCAACTCGCAACACCCGTCCACCCCGTCGCGAGGTGATGGCGCCGCTTCGTCCGTCTTTTCTCCCGCCCCGAATCCCACCTatgccatcttctcccccgcgACCCTGAGCTCGACGAACCCGAGCACCGCCTCGGCcgcgaagaggaggagcaccATCCTCGTTCACCAAAAGTCACCCCTGCTTCTCGCGacacccccccaaatcaCACGCGCCCTTGCGTACAGCCACCCGTTTCTCTTGCCGCTCAACAACGTCGTCGGGTTATTGACATGGACAACGGGCGATGCGTGGGAGAGCTTCCTGCTCgtggccttcttctgggcggtggtgctctACGGGGACTTTCTCGTGCGCGCCACCGGACCTCTGATACTGGTGTTGATCCTCATCATGGGCATGTACGGCCGGCGGTTCAGCCCGCTGAGCAGTAGCGGTTGGAGCGAGCCTGGACTTGGTGCAGGGGATGGTACGGGTGTCGCGACAGATGCAAAGGGTGCCAAGAcgttgaagaagagcaagagcaagaacTTGTTGGTGGATGGACTGCCGGAAAAGAATACCAAGACAGAGAATGGAACCGCGGCGACTCCTACGGCCGGACACAAGAGGAATCAAAGCTCGATGTCGGAGGCGACGAATACACGACATCAAAAGACATTGGATGAGATTGTTGAGACACTGAAGGAGTTCACAGCTCGGTGTAATATCCTGCTGGAACCCTTGTTGGAGTTGACGGATTTCTTGAGCACGCAGCAGACGGCCACGTCAGCCACCACCCGGCCGGCGTTGACGACATTGTTTGTCCGGATTTTGCTCTGCACGCCGTTTTGGTTTTCGCTTACGCTGCCCCCGTTGAggatcatcaccacccgccgggtgattcttttttttggaacCATTATCCTTACCTGGCATGCTCGAGTGATGCGCGTCACTCGGGCTATCCTCTGGAGAAGCGCCACTATCAGAAAGTTCTTGACGCTTATCACTGGTTTGCAGTTTGAGATACCTGTCAAGGCAGGtgcaacaaccacagcaacaccgTCTGCCGATGCTGCCAACACTGTCAGCAGCAGTGCTGTCTCGACCAAAACTAAAAGTTCGGCAGCTGGCACTATCAAGGCTACTCGCCATGAGTCGGAGCTGACCAAGGCCCTGCGCCGAGCCAGAGGGGGCCAGGATACCGGAGTGAGATTTACGTTTATTATCTATGAGAACCAGCGGCGCTGGGTCGGGCTGGGTTGGACGACGAGTTTGTTTGCATATGAGAGGCCGGCGTGGACGGATGAGCATAACAATGCTGTGCCGCAGCGGGATGAGTTTGAGCTgcccgaggtggaggacggGAGTAATatgcggtggaggtgggtggaggggagtaGGTGGAAGGTGGATGGGGTGCCGGATGAGGCTGTGATGGCGGAGGATAGGGAAAAGGAGTGGGATTATGATGGGCCCGGAGGGAAGGTGGGGTGGATTTATTATGACAATAAGGTTTGTTTTTGTGGCATCgttgttttgttgggggTGCTAACGATGAGATAGTGGCAAAACGGTCGGAGGGGCCAAGATGGGTGGGGAAAGTGGACACGCCGACGAAAGTGGTACCGCGATGCTGAGCTTGTCGAGGCAGATACTGAAGATGCCGCCGCTGCAGGCAGCGATGTGAAGTCTATCCCGTCCATCGATCTCATCCCCACCACACCTGGCACAGCCACAACCATGACGGTGGGAAGCCCGCCGACTACAAACGAAAGCAAGGAGAGCCTGGCGctcgagagggaggaggagtacgaCTCTGCCTCTATGCTGTCTACGTCTAGCAGGTCGACATCACGGTTTATCAAGCCCTCTTcgctgaggaagagggtgacgGATGCGAGCTCGCTCTCGTCATCACATAGACGGagcgggagcaggagggcGAGCGGGGTTagtgggagtttggggagtaATTCGGGGGATTATGACGATGCGGGTGTTGGGACTTTGCAGACTAGGCTGGCGATGCAGGATGcgggaaaggaggaggggagttggggggttggggatgaggttaggatggggttgg
This window encodes:
- a CDS encoding hypothetical protein (EggNog:ENOG503NY3S; COG:S), whose product is MSAPPRAQRSDQLDPNSQHPSTPSRGDGAASSVFSPAPNPTYAIFSPATLSSTNPSTASAAKRRSTILVHQKSPLLLATPPQITRALAYSHPFLLPLNNVVGLLTWTTGDAWESFLLVAFFWAVVLYGDFLVRATGPLILVLILIMGMYGRRFSPLSSSGWSEPGLGAGDGTGVATDAKGAKTLKKSKSKNLLVDGLPEKNTKTENGTAATPTAGHKRNQSSMSEATNTRHQKTLDEIVETLKEFTARCNILLEPLLELTDFLSTQQTATSATTRPALTTLFVRILLCTPFWFSLTLPPLRIITTRRVILFFGTIILTWHARVMRVTRAILWRSATIRKFLTLITGLQFEIPVKAGATTTATPSADAANTVSSSAVSTKTKSSAAGTIKATRHESELTKALRRARGGQDTGVRFTFIIYENQRRWVGLGWTTSLFAYERPAWTDEHNNAVPQRDEFELPEVEDGSNMRWRWVEGSRWKVDGVPDEAVMAEDREKEWDYDGPGGKVGWIYYDNKWQNGRRGQDGWGKWTRRRKWYRDAELVEADTEDAAAAGSDVKSIPSIDLIPTTPGTATTMTVGSPPTTNESKESLALEREEEYDSASMLSTSSRSTSRFIKPSSLRKRVTDASSLSSSHRRSGSRRASGVSGSLGSNSGDYDDAGVGTLQTRLAMQDAGKEEGSWGVGDEVRMGLE